GCTTCCGGCGGGTACGCCTCGACCGGGCCGGTGACCGCCGACACCGCCACCACGTCGGCGCCTATCAGGGCATCGAGGCCGTGGTCGGGCACCAGCGCCGCGCCGACACTGGTGCGCAGTGGCTTGCCCGCTTGCGGGCCGCACACCTTGAAATCGAAGTTGGGCACACCGTCTGCCGCCCGGTCGATGCCGAAGACCTCGCACACCACGCCGAACTCGAAGACGGCGACGTTGTCCAAGACCAGCGCCGAGACACTCTTCAAAGGCATGGCAGAATTTTATCTCACCGGGTCAGTACTGCCACTGTTGGCGGGATCTTTTTCCCCGAAGCATTACTGCCATGAACATTTTCGCCGCCATCCTCAAGAAACTTCATCTGCACGCCGATCAATTCCGGGTGTGGGCACCGATGGTCGGTCCGCTGTTCGCCGACGATGCCGACCTGCGCCGGATCAGCCACGACCTCGACGCCGTGCGGACCCGGTTCGAACACCATCCGACCTGGCCGTCGTCAGGTGTCCTCGGGGAGCGCCGCTAGGAACGACTCGACGGCGTCCCGGTACCGGTCCGGGGCGTCGTCGTGAACGAGGTGGCCTGCCCCGTCGACGTGGACGTAGCGAGCCGACGGCCCGGCCAGCTCGGCCATTCGCCGCATCTGCCCGGGCGGCGCCACCGAGTCACCCGCCTCGATCAGCAACACCGGCGCCCGGACCGCCTGCCACTGCCGCCAGTAGTCCCGAGTCCCCCACTCCGCCGCAATCTCGATCCAGCGAGCCGGCTGGCCGTGCAGCCGCCAGCCGGTCGCCGTTCGGTCGAAGGCTTCGAGGAAGTAGCGCCCGGCGACCGGCCCGAACTCGTCGAAGACCTGCTGCTCCGTGGAGTACTCAACCGGCAAGGCATGCACCCACGGCTCCCACGGGCCGGTGGTGCGGCCGACGAAGTCCGGCGCCATGTCCTCGACCACCAGCGCGCGCACCAGATCGGGACGCTGCGCGGCCAAGCACCAGGAATGCAGACCACCCATCGAGTGCCCGACGAGTACCGCGGGGCCGTCGAGGCTTGCCAGCGCGTCACCGAGGTCGGTCACGAACCGTTCGGTGCTGACCGGTTCGCCATCCTCGACCTCACGGCCGCGGTGCCACGGTGCGTCGTAGGTGTGTACCGACCCGAACCGGGCCAGCCACGGCACCTGCCGCGACCACGTGGTGCCCCGGCCCATCAAGCCGTGCACCAACACCACGGGCCGCCCGTTTCCACCCCGATAGGTCAGCAGCTCAGTGCTCACCGGTTCATCTTGCGCGGTCGGTCACCGGCCCGGGCGGGCGCGGTAGCCTTGCGCCATGTCCGTTGTGAAGATCAACGCAATCGAGATTCCGCCGGGTGCCGGTCCAGAGCTGGAGAAGCGTTTCGCCAACCGCGCTCACGCCGTGGACAACCAGCCGGGCTTCCTCGGGTTCCAATTGCTGCGACCCGTCAAGGGTGAGGACCGCTACTTCGTGGTGACCACATGGGAGTCCGAGGAGGCGTTCCAGGCCTGGGCGAGCGGGCCGGCGATCCACGCGCATGCCGGCGAGCGCGCCAACCCGGTGGCCAAGGGTGCCCATCTGCTCGAGTTCGAGGTTGTGTTGGACGTTGCCGGGACCGGCTCGAAGGCGTAGCGCACGCCGGGGGTGCCGGCGCGCGGTGGCAGTCGCCACCGTGATCGCGTCCGCGGCCGCCCTGGCAACCAGCTGCACATCGCCACCCGCGCCGTCCGCCAATGCCGGCGCGGGCGTTCGCATCGACCTCAACACCCCGCAAGGAGTGCGAGCCAAGCAGGTCATGGACATGCTGAACTCGGACTGGCCGATCGGCAATGAGAGCGTCAAGACGCTGGCCACCCCGGAGCTGGTGGACCCGGTCGCCCACACCATGGACTCGCTGTGGTGGGACCGGCCCTACACCCTGGCCGGCGTCGAGGTCGGCGCCAACGTCGCCACCCTGCACATGCTGACCTCCTACGGCGCCCGCCAGGACATCGACCTGCGCATCGGCGACGACACCTTCGTCAGCCGGTTCGTCGTCACCACCGAGAAACCGAAGATCGACTCGTGGCAGGACGTCGACACCGCACTGAGCCGCACCGGCGCCCGCTACTCGTGGCAGGTGTCCAAGGTCGACGACGGCCGCTGCGAGAAGGTCGCGGGCACCAACACCTCTGAATCCCTGCCGCTGGCTTCGATTTTCAAGACATACGTGTTGTACGCGGTCGAAACTGCCGTCGCTACAGGCACGGTGAACTGGGACGACAAGCTGACGATCACCGCTGAAGTGAAGAAGCTCGGTTCATCGGGCTTCGACAAGCTTCCGCCCGGATCGCAGATCACCGTCCGCGAGGCCGCGGGCAAGATGATCTCGACGAGCGACAACATGGCCACCGATCTGCTGATCGCACGGGTGGGCACCCGTGCCATCGAAGAGGCCCTGGTCGCCGCAGGGCACCACGACCCCGCGAGCATGACGCCGTTCCCGACCATGCGGGAACTGTTCGCGATCGGCTGGGGCAATCCCGATGTGCGTGAGCAGTGGAAGACAACCGTGCCGGCGAATCGGGGAAACCTGTTGCACGACGCGGATTCCCGCCCGTACGAGCC
This is a stretch of genomic DNA from Mycobacterium sp. ELW1. It encodes these proteins:
- a CDS encoding alpha/beta hydrolase, whose translation is MSTELLTYRGGNGRPVVLVHGLMGRGTTWSRQVPWLARFGSVHTYDAPWHRGREVEDGEPVSTERFVTDLGDALASLDGPAVLVGHSMGGLHSWCLAAQRPDLVRALVVEDMAPDFVGRTTGPWEPWVHALPVEYSTEQQVFDEFGPVAGRYFLEAFDRTATGWRLHGQPARWIEIAAEWGTRDYWRQWQAVRAPVLLIEAGDSVAPPGQMRRMAELAGPSARYVHVDGAGHLVHDDAPDRYRDAVESFLAALPEDT
- the mhuD gene encoding mycobilin-forming heme oxygenase MhuD, which codes for MSVVKINAIEIPPGAGPELEKRFANRAHAVDNQPGFLGFQLLRPVKGEDRYFVVTTWESEEAFQAWASGPAIHAHAGERANPVAKGAHLLEFEVVLDVAGTGSKA
- a CDS encoding serine hydrolase; this encodes MCWTLPGPARRRSARRGCRRAVAVATVIASAAALATSCTSPPAPSANAGAGVRIDLNTPQGVRAKQVMDMLNSDWPIGNESVKTLATPELVDPVAHTMDSLWWDRPYTLAGVEVGANVATLHMLTSYGARQDIDLRIGDDTFVSRFVVTTEKPKIDSWQDVDTALSRTGARYSWQVSKVDDGRCEKVAGTNTSESLPLASIFKTYVLYAVETAVATGTVNWDDKLTITAEVKKLGSSGFDKLPPGSQITVREAAGKMISTSDNMATDLLIARVGTRAIEEALVAAGHHDPASMTPFPTMRELFAIGWGNPDVREQWKTTVPANRGNLLHDADSRPYEPDPMRSHTPASTYGVEWYGNAEDICRVHAALQHNAVGRAAPVKDVMSEAAGIDLDPAEWPYIAAKAGNLPGEMTFSWYAVDRTGQAWVVSFQFNWPRFHSANAGGWAMMIIKQVFGLLPRYR